The Candidatus Methanosuratincola sp. genome window below encodes:
- a CDS encoding methyl-coenzyme M reductase operon protein D, translating into MSQQAQFREIEVMPRRLIGDKKAKDLVAIIRETEGVEEVLTHGPRFSGGGRLTGRFIIVVKTGFTPEEIIEKIRPVCDQTMPYGYDVRVGQFTKPRPTVKDYLRGLER; encoded by the coding sequence ATGTCTCAGCAAGCTCAATTCAGGGAAATTGAAGTCATGCCAAGGCGGCTGATCGGCGACAAGAAGGCAAAGGATTTGGTCGCGATAATACGCGAGACTGAGGGAGTCGAAGAGGTTCTGACCCACGGACCTAGATTTTCCGGAGGAGGGCGCCTTACAGGCAGGTTCATAATTGTAGTGAAGACTGGATTCACACCTGAAGAAATCATCGAAAAGATCAGGCCTGTATGCGACCAGACCATGCCTTACGGCTACGACGTCCGAGTGGGGCAGTTCACCAAGCCGAGGCCGACCGTCAAGGACTACCTCCGTGGTTTAGAAAGGTGA
- a CDS encoding methanogenesis marker 7 protein → MLKYLLFEGGLYKHERILEFLEDVGGFLVQKTVVGLDLIMNLAVPEEELGRISGIVSELKGKLTPAPLIGTEIAVVAPTLSRHHLPHPACDIAENLRRHGAKTNIIGLSRGVGQKIVHTTIKEKELVEEHDIAVFTLGNFERCLMKKTKLFAEIEVPVIVTGGPVMKSIPGAEAYVGGIGRYPERARTGESIEKLREVSRVAGEVVEQRRREMDLDPLIVDPIIVKAEVERQVPESTEALSPNPVTLKIDGVRVKLPYDDYKDKIGNISIGGKKLSDFAVIKRSLMRNYILVKVLPKSMF, encoded by the coding sequence ATGCTTAAGTACCTCCTATTCGAAGGTGGACTGTATAAGCACGAAAGGATACTCGAGTTCCTTGAGGACGTGGGCGGTTTTCTAGTCCAGAAGACGGTGGTTGGACTCGATCTCATAATGAACTTGGCTGTCCCTGAGGAGGAGCTCGGACGGATCTCAGGGATAGTTTCAGAGCTGAAGGGTAAGCTGACCCCTGCCCCACTTATAGGCACCGAGATAGCGGTCGTCGCACCGACACTCTCGAGGCACCACCTCCCACACCCGGCGTGCGACATTGCAGAGAACTTAAGGAGGCACGGGGCAAAGACGAATATAATAGGGCTCTCGAGGGGGGTGGGGCAGAAGATAGTGCACACAACGATAAAGGAGAAGGAGCTCGTAGAGGAACACGACATTGCGGTATTCACACTCGGTAACTTTGAAAGGTGCCTTATGAAGAAGACAAAGCTCTTCGCGGAGATCGAAGTGCCGGTGATAGTGACGGGCGGCCCTGTCATGAAAAGCATCCCCGGGGCCGAGGCCTATGTTGGGGGCATAGGGAGATACCCCGAGAGGGCAAGGACGGGGGAGTCGATCGAGAAACTGAGGGAGGTCTCGAGGGTCGCTGGCGAGGTAGTCGAGCAGAGGAGGAGGGAGATGGATCTGGATCCTCTCATCGTTGACCCGATCATTGTAAAGGCAGAGGTTGAGAGGCAGGTGCCCGAGTCCACAGAAGCGCTGTCCCCGAATCCAGTCACACTCAAGATTGACGGCGTGAGGGTTAAGCTGCCTTACGATGACTACAAGGACAAGATAGGCAATATAAGTATTGGAGGCAAGAAGCTGTCTGATTTTGCGGTGATAAAGAGATCGCTGATGAGGAACTACATCCTCGTGAAAGTTCTTCCGAAGTCAATGTTTTGA
- a CDS encoding methanogenesis marker 6 protein has translation MIKTFIVVLSPDSSLTPSMLAERAAQMGGIDYKETCYGLLVEGEEDKVRAALEEMRAMDPKKVFYKQRGYRIGDERICRAKRGGGPRPGYHMLSSEREVLKNVSKALQGGVEEIPAETPKTKLGVEKLRKVIEEEGGKD, from the coding sequence ATGATCAAGACATTCATTGTAGTCCTTTCCCCGGATTCCAGTCTGACACCCTCCATGCTCGCCGAGAGAGCGGCCCAGATGGGCGGGATAGACTATAAGGAGACATGCTATGGCCTTCTTGTGGAGGGGGAAGAGGATAAGGTAAGAGCCGCCCTTGAGGAGATGAGGGCAATGGATCCGAAAAAGGTGTTCTACAAGCAGCGTGGGTACAGGATCGGCGATGAGAGGATCTGTAGGGCTAAGAGGGGCGGAGGCCCAAGGCCGGGATACCACATGCTGAGCTCCGAGCGGGAGGTTCTGAAGAACGTTTCAAAGGCGCTCCAAGGGGGGGTGGAGGAGATCCCCGCAGAGACTCCGAAGACGAAGCTCGGGGTGGAGAAGCTGAGAAAGGTTATCGAGGAAGAGGGTGGGAAAGATTAG
- a CDS encoding methanogenesis marker 3 protein — MRIFVNGKEYEANEGERLGVMLERLGISVKEGCIIAVKKEVEEESIETDLFEIETTKGRMVIKVECGDLLERWRRSYNGYEGAGVRWATKDAVVFGSTMFDAQPSLEPVTLGRYEVTLSLSGLSKENTLLVFSRRPHSASYYPPKGCPVLGRVVYGRHLVGLLKMGDKILTIKPVFETRELAKSLLKGEAETVLEEGDRVFTEVGVQLDYDSPVCGEQAYNVLQEGVIKISSETSSYICCNEKRVLSLPVEKLSERKRSSFTIRNSGENVGAAYIYKKDAPLAQSHTIVGTVIEGIELVDLAKEGDRLAVFVRPPRIEILGKRVSEARLALDAMGVKMETESAPADPQRGIIVEHEPQNLLEIYKKGVVRCKVISMENILRIRLYEKEAPNSVRYFRAVTGLERKAFGKLKVYFATPKMEMILFKGNEDIAKGLTPENTPAGKVAAGALGVTNTVKKFAGMIGIRIKESESFGPTAESFDGTNLIGEVKGDLGLLMRLKEGEELYVQELRG; from the coding sequence TTGAGAATCTTTGTCAACGGAAAGGAGTACGAGGCGAATGAAGGAGAGCGCCTAGGAGTGATGCTTGAAAGGTTGGGTATAAGTGTCAAAGAGGGGTGCATAATCGCAGTCAAGAAGGAGGTTGAGGAGGAGAGTATCGAGACAGACCTTTTTGAAATAGAGACTACTAAGGGCCGGATGGTAATAAAGGTAGAATGCGGGGATCTCCTCGAGAGATGGAGGAGGTCCTACAATGGATACGAGGGTGCAGGGGTGAGGTGGGCCACAAAGGATGCGGTCGTTTTTGGTTCGACCATGTTTGACGCGCAGCCCTCACTTGAACCCGTCACTCTCGGCAGATACGAAGTGACGCTGAGTCTGTCAGGACTCAGCAAGGAGAATACGCTTCTGGTCTTCTCCAGGCGACCGCATTCGGCCTCCTATTACCCACCAAAGGGATGCCCTGTCCTAGGGAGGGTGGTCTATGGGAGGCACTTGGTCGGACTGCTCAAGATGGGTGACAAGATCCTCACGATTAAACCAGTATTCGAGACGAGGGAGTTGGCAAAGTCGCTGCTCAAGGGGGAGGCGGAGACGGTCCTCGAAGAGGGGGACAGGGTCTTCACCGAAGTCGGGGTACAGCTCGACTACGACTCCCCGGTCTGCGGAGAGCAGGCGTATAACGTTTTACAGGAAGGCGTCATCAAGATCTCGTCAGAGACTAGCAGTTACATCTGCTGCAATGAGAAAAGAGTACTCTCCCTGCCGGTTGAGAAGCTCAGTGAGAGAAAGAGAAGCAGCTTCACAATAAGGAATTCTGGAGAGAATGTTGGGGCAGCATATATCTACAAGAAGGATGCACCTCTGGCTCAATCTCATACCATCGTCGGGACGGTTATCGAAGGGATCGAACTCGTGGACCTGGCAAAAGAGGGGGACCGCCTCGCAGTATTTGTCAGGCCTCCGAGGATCGAGATCCTCGGGAAGAGAGTCTCTGAGGCAAGACTCGCCTTGGACGCAATGGGCGTCAAGATGGAAACCGAATCGGCACCCGCAGATCCTCAGCGGGGAATTATCGTAGAGCATGAGCCGCAGAACCTGCTAGAGATTTACAAGAAGGGAGTGGTCAGGTGCAAAGTGATAAGCATGGAGAATATCCTCAGGATCAGGCTCTATGAGAAAGAAGCCCCGAACTCGGTGAGGTACTTCAGGGCAGTCACAGGGCTTGAGCGGAAGGCATTCGGGAAATTGAAAGTCTACTTCGCGACACCTAAGATGGAGATGATCCTTTTCAAGGGAAATGAGGATATTGCAAAAGGACTCACGCCCGAGAACACGCCAGCCGGGAAGGTAGCGGCCGGAGCGCTGGGAGTTACCAATACTGTGAAGAAGTTCGCAGGCATGATAGGGATCAGGATCAAGGAAAGCGAGAGCTTCGGGCCTACTGCTGAGAGCTTTGATGGGACGAATCTTATCGGAGAGGTGAAGGGGGATCTGGGCCTGCTCATGAGACTTAAGGAGGGCGAAGAGCTGTATGTCCAGGAGCTGAGAGGATGA
- a CDS encoding ATP-binding cassette domain-containing protein yields the protein MLLEVEGLTKKYPERGIVALDGVSFSVGEAEVVGIVGRSGAGKSTLLRVIRGVESFDKGSVNFDGVRITPDSPKGDVLELQRKTAIQLQRSFGLWPDSALDNVIRALRYSDGFDETIPEAEGEYKEYQERAMEILDVVGLGKRAGLWSEVLSGGEKQRLIIARQIARKPKLLLLDEPGTMTCPATREALLDALKRANRELGIAILFASHNPQTHRSLSERTILIEGGKIAEDGRTGEVLTRFLSGIEEPIDKTRIEGPTVLRMEGACKTYKLIPYGLVFEMAETNLEFRRGEITGIVGPSGAGKTVVLRMLSGLEMPDRGEVRITYKGEWVVLGKLGRRNMLARRRIGIMHQEFDLPHFAKVLDLFAAKLGLKDYGLLEAALRKGKRAGLSEEVVDALSRVSELPEGEMKAKLSEMGISNELLRELFRSKDPEKARDVALAVLHAVGLGPEILDRSVYELSGGEKIRVALALSLVSNPKVLILDEPFGDLDPITLRLVANSLKMVKKKLRPAIVLVSHQLDLLEEVSDRVVLMLDGKVVMDGDPSSVLRKFLEEIERGI from the coding sequence TTGTTGCTTGAAGTAGAGGGTCTCACAAAGAAATATCCCGAAAGGGGGATTGTCGCCCTGGACGGGGTTTCTTTTTCAGTAGGAGAGGCAGAAGTGGTCGGGATCGTGGGCAGAAGCGGCGCAGGCAAGAGTACGCTCCTGAGGGTAATCAGGGGGGTGGAAAGCTTTGACAAGGGATCGGTGAACTTTGATGGTGTCAGGATAACTCCCGACTCACCGAAGGGGGATGTGCTTGAGCTCCAGCGGAAGACGGCAATCCAGCTACAGAGGAGCTTCGGGCTTTGGCCCGACAGTGCATTAGACAACGTGATAAGGGCATTGAGGTATTCCGACGGCTTCGATGAGACAATCCCCGAAGCAGAGGGCGAGTACAAGGAGTACCAAGAGAGGGCGATGGAGATACTCGATGTAGTTGGGCTTGGCAAGAGGGCGGGGCTCTGGTCCGAAGTCCTCAGCGGTGGGGAAAAGCAGAGGCTGATAATTGCCAGGCAGATAGCCAGAAAGCCCAAGCTCTTGCTGCTGGACGAGCCCGGCACAATGACTTGCCCTGCAACCAGGGAAGCGCTCCTGGATGCCCTGAAGCGGGCAAACAGGGAGCTGGGGATCGCGATCCTCTTCGCGTCCCACAACCCCCAAACGCACAGATCGCTCTCGGAGAGGACCATCCTGATCGAGGGGGGGAAGATCGCAGAGGACGGGCGGACCGGAGAAGTATTGACAAGGTTCCTATCTGGGATCGAGGAGCCGATCGACAAGACCAGGATAGAGGGCCCTACAGTGCTGAGGATGGAGGGAGCCTGCAAGACGTACAAGCTCATACCTTATGGACTGGTCTTCGAGATGGCCGAGACTAACCTTGAATTCAGGAGGGGCGAGATAACAGGCATAGTCGGCCCTTCAGGTGCGGGCAAGACGGTCGTACTAAGAATGCTCTCCGGTCTCGAAATGCCAGACAGGGGTGAGGTAAGGATAACTTACAAGGGGGAGTGGGTTGTCCTCGGGAAGCTCGGCAGGAGAAACATGCTCGCCAGGAGGCGTATCGGCATAATGCATCAGGAGTTCGACCTGCCTCACTTCGCCAAGGTCCTTGATCTCTTTGCGGCAAAGCTTGGGCTCAAGGACTATGGCCTGCTCGAAGCTGCTCTTAGGAAGGGGAAGAGGGCGGGGCTCTCGGAAGAGGTAGTGGATGCACTTAGCAGAGTATCAGAGCTCCCTGAGGGCGAGATGAAGGCAAAGCTGAGCGAGATGGGGATAAGCAATGAACTGCTGAGGGAGCTGTTCAGATCGAAAGATCCGGAAAAGGCAAGGGATGTGGCGCTTGCTGTACTGCATGCCGTAGGACTGGGGCCCGAGATCCTCGACCGCAGCGTCTACGAGCTGAGCGGGGGCGAGAAGATAAGGGTGGCCCTTGCCCTCTCACTGGTCTCCAACCCAAAGGTGCTCATCCTCGACGAGCCCTTCGGCGACCTGGACCCAATAACCCTGAGACTAGTTGCGAACTCGTTGAAGATGGTAAAGAAGAAGCTAAGGCCTGCAATAGTACTTGTCAGCCACCAGCTTGACCTCCTTGAGGAGGTTTCTGACAGAGTGGTACTGATGCTGGATGGTAAAGTGGTGATGGACGGGGATCCGTCCTCGGTATTGAGGAAGTTCTTGGAGGAGATAGAGCGTGGAATTTGA
- a CDS encoding methanogenesis marker 17 protein yields MGKIRIFVDSSDELGGQQYKYIAEKSVEDLGLGGSIDSIEMLIRVEEPLFIIVIRYKEVTGKKTLGDASYIDSRKNGIRITLSSEIFLGDALKALWSKYGRDRVEQIGRLEIFVSGADPEEVKGIGLSEKGYDLDSRINELATRIIPEGFRVRSSTKKKGMIAIIASEDPIREDWRELARRLEENTHA; encoded by the coding sequence GTGGGAAAGATTAGGATATTCGTGGATTCATCAGACGAGCTGGGCGGACAGCAGTACAAGTACATAGCAGAGAAGAGCGTCGAGGACCTCGGGCTAGGAGGTAGCATCGATTCCATTGAAATGCTGATAAGGGTAGAGGAACCCCTCTTTATAATAGTCATAAGGTACAAGGAAGTCACTGGCAAGAAGACTTTGGGCGATGCATCCTACATAGACTCTAGAAAGAACGGGATTAGAATAACCCTGAGCAGCGAGATCTTCCTTGGGGATGCGCTAAAGGCGCTATGGTCGAAATACGGTAGAGACAGGGTCGAGCAGATTGGCAGGCTCGAGATATTTGTTTCGGGTGCTGACCCTGAAGAGGTAAAGGGGATAGGCCTCAGCGAGAAAGGGTACGACCTCGATTCCAGAATAAACGAGCTTGCGACCAGGATCATTCCAGAAGGATTCAGGGTAAGGAGTTCAACAAAAAAGAAAGGCATGATAGCGATAATCGCCTCGGAAGATCCGATAAGGGAAGACTGGAGAGAGCTCGCCAGGAGGCTGGAGGAGAACACCCATGCTTAA